A window of the Oncorhynchus mykiss isolate Arlee chromosome 15, USDA_OmykA_1.1, whole genome shotgun sequence genome harbors these coding sequences:
- the LOC118938909 gene encoding uncharacterized protein LOC118938909 — protein sequence MMTMFSHECGSQYPVDWAKFCYECVSKYPVDWAKFCCECGSQYPVDWAKFCCECVSKYPVDWAKFCCECGSQYPVDWAKFCYECVSKYPVDWAKFCCECVSKYPVDWAKFCCECVSKYPVDWAKFCCECGSKYPVDWAKFCCECGSQYPVDWAKFCYECVSKYPVDWAKFCCECVSKYPVDWAKFCCECVSKYPVDWAKFCCECGSKYPVDWAKFCCECGSQYPVDWAKF from the coding sequence ATGATGACAATGTTCAGCCATGAGTGTGGATCCCAGTACCCTGTAGACTGGGCCAAGTTCTGTTATGAGTGTGTATCCAAGTACCCTGTAGACTGGGCCAAGTTCTGTTGTGAGTGTGGATCCCAGTACCCTGTAGACTGGGCCAAGTTCTGTTGTGAGTGTGTATCCAAGTACCCTGTAGACTGGGCCAAGTTCTGTTGTGAGTGTGGATCCCAGTACCCTGTAGACTGGGCCAAGTTCTGTTATGAGTGTGTATCCAAGTACCCTGTAGACTGGGCCAAGTTCTGTTGTGAGTGTGTATCCAAGTACCCTGTAGACTGGGCCAAGTTCTGTTGTGAGTGTGTATCCAAGTACCCTGTAGACTGGGCCAAGTTCTGTTGTGAGTGTGGATCCAAGTACCCTGTAGACTGGGCCAAGTTCTGTTGTGAGTGTGGATCCCAGTACCCTGTAGACTGGGCCAAGTTCTGTTATGAGTGTGTATCCAAGTACCCTGTAGACTGGGCCAAGTTCTGTTGTGAGTGTGTATCCAAGTACCCTGTAGACTGGGCCAAGTTCTGTTGTGAGTGTGTATCCAAGTACCCTGTAGACTGGGCCAAGTTCTGTTGTGAGTGTGGATCCAAGTACCCTGTAGACTGGGCCAAGTTCTGTTGTGAGTGTGGATCCCAGTACCCTGTAGACTGGGCCAAgttctga